One genomic segment of Belonocnema kinseyi isolate 2016_QV_RU_SX_M_011 chromosome 2, B_treatae_v1, whole genome shotgun sequence includes these proteins:
- the LOC117167383 gene encoding uncharacterized protein LOC117167383, which produces MPLQDIKKMSGTTFNRNVLSTNKYLQSTRNSLKDKENRHISSHTKRLAKDSDERSFYKSKASDKTCFSKMGNHNPGVPSKNNINNDLVKKSSSYGEKGRKDKPNEEKPHFQRTDPKPDNHEPGVQSKNNINNDLITTILEFHLRLISTMT; this is translated from the exons ATGCCTCTGCAAGATATTAAAAAGATGTCAG gtACAACGTTCAATCGAAATGTGCTGAGTACTAACAAATATTTGCAATCAACTCGGAATTCATTAAAGGACAAAGAAAATAGGCATATAAGTAGTCATACAAAGCGTCTTGCAAAGGACTCAGATGagagaagtttttacaaatcgAAAGCAAGCGATAAGACCTGTTTTAGTAAAATGG GTAACCACAATCCTGGAGTTCCGTCGAAAAATAATATCAACAATGACTTGGTAAAGAAGTCCTCCAGTTATGGAGAAAAGGGCCGCAAAGACAAGCCAAACGAAGAAAAGCCCCATTTTCAACGGACTGATCCTAAGCctg ATAACCACGAGCCTGGAGTTCAGTCGAAAAATAATATCAACAATGACTTG ATAACCACGATTCTGGAGTTCCATCTAAGATTAATATCTACTATGACTTGA